In Apium graveolens cultivar Ventura chromosome 10, ASM990537v1, whole genome shotgun sequence, the following are encoded in one genomic region:
- the LOC141689707 gene encoding nuclear transcription factor Y subunit C-2-like: protein MDQSEQSQEQQHQHVSNGAGQISDGTLAYAQAPFVPTSSLNNIPVSMPTCPRGAFPSQHQLADAQRLQQQQQRIKSFWDEQMKEAEQATDFKNHVLPLARIKKIMKADEDVRMISSEAPVVFAKACEMFISELTMRAWMHTEESKRKTLQKNDVAAAISGNETFDFLVDILPRDEVRDESHGSASEPVPYYYQQQNQMQQLPQPADFVPWPQQQQQNQQQQQQQNQQQQQQNQQQNQGNNIDRF, encoded by the coding sequence ATGGACCAATCGGAACAAAGTCAGGAACAGCAGCATCAGCATGTCAGTAACGGTGCTGGTCAAATCTCCGATGGTACCCTCGCATATGCTCAGGCACCCTTTGTACCTACCAGCTCTCTTAATAATATTCCGGTCTCAATGCCCACTTGTCCTCGAGGAGCATTTCCATCTCAACACCAGCTCGCGGATGCTCAGCGTTTACAACAACAGCAGCAGCGGATCAAATCATTCTGGGACGAGCAAATGAAAGAAGCTGAGCAAGCAACTGACTTCAAGAACCATGTGCTCCCTCTTGCACGTATCAAGAAAATAATGAAAGCTGACGAAGATGTGAGAATGATATCCTCTGAGGCTCCTGTGGTATTCGCAAAGGCATGTGAAATGTTCATCTCGGAGCTAACTATGCGTGCTTGGATGCACACTGAGGAGAGCAAAAGGAAAACACTGCAGAAGAATGATGTTGCTGCTGCAATATCTGGAAACGAGACATTTGATTTTCTTGTTGATATTTTGCCAAGAGATGAGGTGAGAGATGAATCTCATGGTTCAGCTAGTGAGCCCGTTCCGTATTACTATCAGCAACAAAATCAGATGCAGCAGCTTCCACAGCCTGCGGATTTCGTGCCTTGGCCTCAGCAGCAGCAGCAGAaccagcagcagcagcagcagcagaaccagcagcagcagcaacagaACCAGCAGCAGAATCAGGGTAACAATATTGACAGGTTTTGA
- the LOC141689705 gene encoding uncharacterized protein LOC141689705, with the protein MDESEEIPQQENISSGSADQMANVPPPFTDTPDAVATNVSVPVISTMQPPPVSSSDQHQLANQEAQAQHLQYVRERLRQYWANQMQQMKPEDFKTHSLPISPIKRIMKADKDVKMIAKETAAVFAKACEMFILDLTSQAWINTEADGRRIVQNKDLAAAISKTDLYDFLEDVIPRDQLKEQISKATNSRQQVAQQHGVGSSNAGGQQPPAFMPLYQSGPQNQQSFVLGPHAQYQQNQQPSTPWPQAQYQQIQQQQPSTPWPQAQYQQIQQQPSMPWPQTPSQQNHQPSTPWHQAQYQQIQQQLSMPWPQTPSQQNHQQPFMPWLQDEDEIIPDQEDTLQAFLSSPQDEDVLIPDQENPGQAFPSSPQDELLPDQHLNNN; encoded by the coding sequence ATGGATGAATCTGAGGAGATCCCGCAACAAGAAAACATAAGTTCTGGAAGTGCAGATCAAATGGCCAATGTTCCACCCCCCTTTACTGATACACCTGATGCTGTAGCTACCAACGTTAGTGTTCCAGTGATTTCGACAATGCAACCTCCACCTGTCTCCTCGTCTGATCAGCATCAGCTGGCAAATCAAGAAGCTCAAGCTCAGCATCTGCAATATGTACGAGAACGGCTTAGGCAATATTGGGCTAACCAAATGCAACAAATGAAACCAGAAGATTTTAAGACGCATAGCCTCCCAATCTCTCCGATAAAAAGGATAATGAAAGCCGATAAAGATGTTAAAATGATAGCGAAGGAGACTGCAGCTGTGTTTGCTAAAGCTTGCGAGATGTTTATACTTGATTTGACTTCACAGGCTTGGATCAACACTGAAGCAGATGGAAGAAGGATAGTTCAAAACAAAGATCTTGCTGCAGCAATTAGTAAGACAGATCTGTATGATTTTCTCGAAGACGTGATTCCAAGAGATCAGTTAAAGGAACAAATTTCCAAGGCCACAAACTCAAGGCAACAAGTTGCTCAACAGCATGGAGTTGGATCATCAAACGCTGGAGGTCAGCAACCTCCAGCTTTTATGCCTTTGTATCAGTCAGGACCACAGAACCAGCAATCCTTTGTGCTCGGGCCTCACGCTCAGTATCAGCAGAACCAGCAGCCATCTACACCTTGGCCTCAGGCTCAGTACCAGCAGATTCAACAGCAGCAGCCATCCACACCTTGGCCTCAGGCTCAGTACCAGCAGATTCAACAGCAGCCATCTATGCCTTGGCCTCAGACTCCGTCTCAGCAGAACCATCAGCCATCCACACCTTGGCATCAGGCTCAGTACCAGCAGATTCAGCAACAGCTATCTATGCCTTGGCCTCAGACTCCGTCTCAGCAGAACCATCAGCAACCATTTATGCCTTGGCTTCAGGATGAGGATGAGATAATCCCGGACCAGGAGGATACACTGCAAGCGTTTCTGTCTTCGCCTCAGGATGAGGATGTGTTAATCCCGGACCAGGAGAATCCAGGGCAAGCGTTTCCTTCTTCCCCTCAGGATGAGCTGCTCCCGGACCAGCATCTAAACAATAATTAA